The following are from one region of the Thermococcus cleftensis genome:
- a CDS encoding intein-containing RctB family protein codes for MVPLKRIDKIRWEIPKFDRRMRVPGRVYADDQLIEKMRGDRTLEQAANVAMLPGIYKYSIVMPDGHQGYGFPIGGVAAFDVKEGVISPGGVGYDINCLAPGSKVLTEHGYWIRVEEMPEKFKLQAVRVYDIDEGHNDFSGVAFVAEREVEKNELAVRIVTESGRVIEGSEDHPVLTPEGYVYLGNIREGDEVLVYPFEGVEFEEKSGVILDEGDLEGADAQTIRFLKERNLLPLRWEDPKIGTLARILGFAFGDGHLGEMDGRLYLSFYGKEETLRELKKDLERLGINANLHVRERDYRIETVSGKYEGRSVSAELRVTSRSFALLMERLGMPRGRKAETAYSVPGWIKEAPLWVKRNFLAGLFASDGSVVEFKGNTPLPINLTQSKARELEENLREFMEEIAGILAEFGVKTTVYPVKSRKGVTYRLALVGEESIRNFLGRINYEYDPEKKAKGLVAYAYLKFKEHIKEERRKAGETARKVYRETGSVSKAYEAVKDVVNRRFVERAIYEGEKEPRVPKDFPTFEEFARERGYEGGFVAERVVKVERVRPGYDRFYDIGVYHDAHNFIANGVVVHNCGVRLIRTNLTEKEVRPRIKELVDTLFKNVPSGLGSKGRVRLHWTQLDDVLADGAKWAVDNGYGWKEDLEHLEEGGRMEGADPNAVSQKAKQRGAPQLGSLGSGNHFLEVQVVDKIFDEEIAKAYGLFEGQVVVMVHTGSRGLGHQVASDYLRIMEKANRKYGVPWPDRELVSVPFQTEEGQRYFSAMKAAANFAWANRQMITHWVRESFEEVFKRKAEDMEMSIVYDVAHNIAKVEEHEVDGKRVKVVVHRKGATRAFPAGHPDVPRAYRDVGQPVLIPGSMGTASYVLAGAEGSMRETFGSSCHGAGRLLSRKAATRQYRGDRLKSELARRGIYVRAASLRVVAEEAPGAYKSVDNVVNVVHQAGIAKLVARMRPMGVAKG; via the coding sequence ATGGTCCCGTTGAAGAGGATAGACAAGATTCGCTGGGAGATTCCCAAGTTCGACAGGCGCATGAGAGTTCCGGGAAGGGTTTACGCTGACGACCAGCTCATCGAGAAGATGCGCGGCGACAGAACCCTCGAGCAGGCGGCCAACGTTGCCATGCTCCCCGGCATCTACAAGTACTCCATCGTCATGCCCGACGGCCACCAGGGCTACGGCTTCCCGATTGGCGGAGTTGCGGCTTTTGACGTGAAAGAGGGCGTGATAAGCCCCGGAGGAGTCGGATACGACATCAACTGCCTTGCCCCTGGCTCAAAGGTGCTGACTGAGCACGGTTACTGGATTAGGGTAGAGGAGATGCCCGAAAAGTTCAAGCTCCAGGCGGTCAGGGTGTACGACATAGACGAGGGCCACAATGACTTCTCCGGCGTTGCCTTCGTGGCGGAGAGGGAAGTTGAGAAGAACGAACTGGCCGTCAGGATAGTGACAGAATCCGGGAGGGTTATAGAGGGGAGCGAGGACCACCCGGTTCTCACCCCGGAGGGCTACGTCTACCTCGGGAACATCAGGGAGGGCGACGAGGTTCTCGTTTATCCCTTCGAGGGCGTTGAGTTCGAGGAGAAAAGTGGGGTAATCCTCGATGAGGGTGACCTTGAGGGCGCGGACGCGCAGACGATCAGGTTCCTGAAGGAGAGAAACCTCCTACCGCTCCGCTGGGAGGACCCGAAGATCGGAACCCTCGCGAGAATACTCGGCTTCGCCTTCGGCGACGGCCACCTCGGCGAGATGGACGGCAGGCTCTACCTGAGCTTCTACGGGAAGGAGGAAACCCTCAGGGAGCTCAAGAAGGACCTTGAGAGGCTCGGCATCAACGCCAACCTCCACGTTCGCGAGAGGGACTACCGCATCGAGACGGTGAGCGGGAAGTACGAGGGGAGGAGTGTTTCCGCGGAGCTCAGGGTGACGTCGAGGAGCTTTGCCCTCCTCATGGAGAGGCTCGGAATGCCGAGAGGAAGGAAGGCTGAAACTGCCTACTCCGTTCCAGGGTGGATCAAGGAAGCCCCGCTCTGGGTCAAGAGGAACTTCCTCGCCGGCCTCTTTGCCTCGGACGGAAGCGTCGTGGAGTTCAAGGGCAACACGCCCCTGCCAATAAACCTCACCCAGTCGAAGGCCCGGGAGCTTGAGGAGAACCTCAGGGAGTTCATGGAAGAGATAGCCGGCATTCTCGCCGAGTTCGGCGTTAAGACAACTGTTTACCCGGTGAAGTCGAGGAAGGGCGTTACCTACAGGCTCGCCCTCGTCGGGGAGGAGAGCATCAGGAACTTCCTTGGAAGGATAAACTACGAGTACGACCCCGAGAAGAAGGCAAAAGGGCTCGTGGCTTACGCTTACCTGAAGTTCAAGGAGCACATTAAGGAGGAGAGGAGAAAAGCTGGCGAGACGGCAAGAAAGGTTTACAGGGAGACCGGAAGCGTCTCAAAGGCCTACGAGGCCGTCAAGGACGTGGTAAACAGGCGCTTCGTGGAGAGGGCCATCTACGAGGGCGAAAAGGAGCCCCGCGTTCCTAAGGACTTCCCGACCTTCGAGGAGTTCGCGAGGGAGAGGGGCTACGAGGGCGGCTTCGTCGCGGAGAGAGTCGTCAAAGTTGAACGGGTCAGGCCGGGCTACGACAGGTTCTACGACATCGGCGTTTACCACGACGCCCACAACTTCATAGCCAACGGCGTCGTGGTTCACAACTGCGGCGTCCGCTTAATCAGGACCAACCTCACCGAGAAGGAAGTAAGGCCCCGCATCAAGGAGCTCGTAGACACGCTCTTCAAGAACGTGCCGAGCGGGCTTGGGAGCAAGGGACGCGTGAGGCTCCACTGGACCCAGCTCGATGACGTCTTGGCGGACGGTGCCAAGTGGGCCGTCGACAACGGCTACGGCTGGAAGGAGGACTTGGAGCACCTGGAAGAAGGCGGCAGAATGGAGGGTGCAGACCCAAACGCTGTAAGTCAGAAGGCAAAGCAGCGCGGAGCGCCACAGCTCGGTTCCCTCGGCTCGGGGAACCACTTCCTGGAGGTTCAGGTGGTTGACAAAATCTTCGACGAGGAGATAGCGAAGGCCTACGGTCTCTTCGAGGGGCAGGTCGTGGTAATGGTTCACACCGGGAGCAGGGGCCTCGGCCACCAGGTGGCGAGCGACTACCTCAGGATAATGGAGAAGGCCAACAGGAAGTACGGGGTTCCATGGCCCGACCGCGAGCTCGTCAGCGTTCCCTTCCAGACCGAGGAGGGGCAGCGCTATTTCAGCGCGATGAAGGCCGCTGCCAACTTCGCGTGGGCCAACAGGCAGATGATAACCCACTGGGTCAGGGAGAGCTTCGAGGAGGTCTTCAAGAGGAAAGCGGAGGACATGGAGATGAGCATCGTCTACGATGTGGCCCACAACATAGCCAAGGTCGAGGAGCACGAGGTCGACGGAAAGAGGGTAAAAGTCGTCGTCCACAGGAAGGGAGCGACGAGGGCCTTCCCGGCCGGCCACCCCGACGTGCCGAGGGCCTACCGCGACGTCGGACAGCCGGTTCTGATTCCTGGCTCGATGGGGACTGCAAGCTACGTCCTGGCCGGAGCTGAGGGTTCGATGAGGGAGACCTTCGGAAGCTCCTGCCACGGCGCCGGCAGGCTGCTCAGCAGGAAGGCCGCAACCAGGCAGTACCGCGGAGACAGGCTGAAGAGCGAGCTCGCAAGGCGGGGAATCTACGTCAGAGCTGCATCGCTCAGGGTCGTCGCCGAGGAGGCTCCCGGTGCTTACAAGAGCGTGGACAACGTCGTCAATGTGGTCCACCAGGCTGGAATAGCAAAGCTCGTCGCGAGAATGCGCCCGATGGGCGTCGCCAAGGGCTGA
- a CDS encoding ABC transporter permease: MNPAWNIALKELYTAVKSRRFTVIVATYLVIFGLAVYGTKDYLVQLGVPTVESNSFTVWGVTGEIYTTPLAVLFTVNMMIITVLGAVLGAALGADAVNREIESGTMKVLLGHPVYRDEVINGKFLGMATLVAVTNLVAYVAMVAVMLMLGLPLDADSLVRGFAAMAVTILYTLVFLSVGLLLSTLSKKPETSMLAAVGLAIFLTVFYGIVAGVVAQRIVGPEPPWGTTAHQLWQEELEVWTSRLHAINPAHHYVQLVQYIFGGDRFVNYYIPMSDVLLYGFNSLAMLLVMLLLPFAIAYARFLTGDLN; the protein is encoded by the coding sequence ATGAACCCGGCCTGGAACATAGCCCTCAAGGAACTCTACACCGCCGTCAAGAGCAGGAGGTTCACGGTGATAGTGGCTACCTACCTAGTCATCTTCGGCCTCGCCGTCTACGGGACCAAGGATTACCTGGTCCAACTGGGGGTTCCGACCGTCGAGAGCAACAGCTTCACCGTCTGGGGGGTCACGGGGGAGATATACACGACCCCCCTGGCCGTGCTCTTTACAGTGAACATGATGATAATCACCGTCCTCGGCGCGGTTCTGGGGGCGGCCCTCGGGGCAGACGCGGTGAACAGGGAAATCGAGAGCGGCACGATGAAGGTCCTCCTCGGCCACCCGGTTTACAGGGACGAGGTCATAAACGGCAAGTTCCTCGGAATGGCGACACTGGTGGCTGTAACGAACCTGGTGGCTTACGTGGCCATGGTGGCGGTAATGCTGATGCTAGGCCTCCCACTGGACGCAGATTCCCTGGTCAGGGGCTTTGCGGCCATGGCGGTCACCATACTCTACACCCTCGTCTTCCTCTCGGTGGGCCTACTCCTCTCCACCCTCTCCAAGAAGCCCGAAACCTCAATGCTGGCCGCGGTGGGGCTGGCGATATTCCTTACGGTCTTTTACGGGATAGTGGCCGGTGTAGTCGCGCAGAGAATAGTCGGCCCCGAACCTCCCTGGGGCACTACCGCTCACCAGCTCTGGCAGGAAGAGCTGGAGGTCTGGACGAGCAGGCTACACGCGATAAACCCAGCACACCACTACGTCCAGCTCGTCCAGTACATCTTCGGGGGCGACAGGTTCGTGAACTACTACATACCGATGAGCGACGTCCTGCTCTACGGCTTCAACAGCCTGGCGATGCTCTTGGTTATGCTCCTCCTTCCCTTTGCCATCGCCTACGCCAGGTTCCTGACCGGTGACCTCAACTGA
- a CDS encoding NEW3 domain-containing protein, producing MKRIIPVVLALMVLISPALAQPYVTVFEGRLSPDQALEVGNHTLTVVQAADGSYYLMLRNGSRIVELKPFAFGTEIERDGLRVILGSYTAEGGFVVVSVKPDFVTALEPEAGARATFNGNVVEVTAVGERTVDVSVNGVSRTLEINGTAVVDLIALEYDGKEIKVYAAQPASEAIAPAYSLFYPYQKVRTTGPVDVPITITSSSISDVTLPLKVLSIPDGWKAGFLYGGIEVKEITLPAGGSITVTLHVEPSGSGTITFAVGNVTGSLEVELSGVEVSLPYTGVEAEAGESLTVPLTFTGTGTVEFRPGELESGWSLYLTDGQYRLRSFEVAGSFTASLVVEIPRNATLGNHRVEFFINGKKHGLDVYVYKTYLGQPARLTVLLVDDSGNPLEGWVSIGGRNVTAPAGRGAVFELKPGTYTLTAGANGCTPVEERIKLLDGEEKSITVTLNRADYYFEAALESDVITAGPGSSGDVAITIRNLGSREDEYGVKVTGLPDGWSYVLSQDPQGTIPVGSLKAQPGQSVNAYLVIIPPFNVESGELEAKVIVSGKGTSVELPLTIRVENPATLSLTPDYPSLTVKAGGSTATTIWVDASGTVTNVKFSVQAPNGWEVEVVPDTIPRIGVMQQGGNVWVSGGQSVELRIRVPKSAPAGTYTIRVSAAGDQAMAETVVTVRVTQSSSSAYIGVLLLVVAFGIVFWLMRRVGRR from the coding sequence GTGAAGAGGATTATCCCGGTTGTTCTTGCGCTTATGGTTCTGATCTCCCCAGCGCTGGCACAGCCCTACGTCACCGTTTTCGAGGGCAGACTCTCGCCAGACCAGGCGCTTGAGGTGGGAAACCACACCCTCACTGTCGTTCAGGCGGCAGATGGGAGCTACTACCTCATGCTCCGCAACGGGAGCAGGATAGTGGAGCTCAAGCCCTTCGCCTTCGGAACGGAGATAGAGCGCGACGGTCTAAGGGTCATACTGGGCAGCTACACCGCAGAGGGCGGGTTTGTGGTCGTCTCGGTGAAGCCCGACTTCGTGACGGCCCTGGAGCCGGAGGCCGGGGCTAGGGCAACTTTCAACGGCAACGTAGTTGAGGTAACCGCAGTTGGGGAAAGAACCGTGGACGTCTCGGTCAATGGCGTCTCCAGAACTCTGGAAATCAACGGCACCGCCGTCGTGGATTTAATAGCCCTCGAGTACGATGGAAAGGAGATTAAAGTCTACGCCGCGCAGCCGGCCTCAGAAGCCATCGCACCTGCGTACTCCCTCTTCTACCCGTACCAGAAGGTCAGAACCACCGGTCCCGTGGACGTCCCGATAACCATAACCAGCTCCTCTATCTCCGACGTGACGCTGCCTCTAAAGGTTCTCTCGATTCCAGATGGCTGGAAGGCGGGCTTTCTGTACGGCGGGATAGAGGTGAAGGAGATAACCCTCCCTGCTGGTGGATCAATAACGGTCACCCTCCACGTTGAACCATCGGGAAGCGGAACAATCACCTTCGCGGTTGGAAACGTCACCGGAAGCCTTGAAGTTGAGCTTTCGGGGGTGGAGGTTTCCCTCCCGTACACCGGGGTTGAGGCCGAGGCCGGGGAGAGTTTGACCGTTCCCCTAACCTTCACCGGCACCGGCACCGTGGAGTTCCGGCCCGGGGAGCTGGAGAGCGGCTGGAGCCTCTATCTCACCGACGGCCAGTACAGGCTCAGGAGCTTCGAGGTGGCGGGAAGCTTCACCGCTAGCCTCGTGGTGGAGATCCCGAGGAACGCGACCCTCGGAAACCACAGGGTGGAGTTCTTCATCAACGGAAAAAAGCACGGCCTTGATGTCTACGTCTACAAAACCTACCTTGGCCAGCCGGCCAGGCTGACCGTCCTCTTGGTGGACGACTCCGGCAACCCGCTGGAGGGCTGGGTCTCAATCGGGGGCAGGAACGTCACGGCCCCCGCTGGAAGGGGAGCCGTCTTCGAGCTGAAGCCCGGAACATACACCCTCACCGCAGGCGCGAATGGCTGCACTCCCGTGGAAGAGAGGATAAAGCTACTCGACGGCGAGGAGAAGAGCATCACCGTAACCCTGAACCGGGCCGATTACTACTTCGAGGCTGCCCTGGAGAGCGACGTTATAACCGCCGGACCGGGTTCTTCAGGGGACGTGGCAATCACCATCAGGAACCTCGGCTCCCGCGAGGACGAGTACGGGGTAAAGGTTACGGGCCTTCCCGACGGCTGGAGCTACGTTCTCAGCCAGGACCCGCAGGGGACGATCCCGGTTGGGAGTTTGAAAGCCCAGCCAGGCCAAAGCGTGAACGCGTACCTCGTCATAATACCGCCCTTCAACGTCGAGTCGGGGGAGCTGGAGGCGAAGGTCATCGTGTCTGGAAAGGGAACCAGCGTTGAACTCCCCCTGACGATCAGGGTCGAGAATCCTGCCACCCTGTCCCTCACCCCCGATTACCCCTCCCTGACGGTTAAGGCCGGCGGCTCCACCGCGACGACGATATGGGTGGACGCGTCCGGAACCGTCACCAACGTCAAGTTCTCGGTCCAGGCTCCAAACGGCTGGGAGGTTGAGGTGGTCCCGGACACGATTCCAAGGATCGGGGTTATGCAACAGGGCGGCAACGTCTGGGTCAGCGGGGGCCAGAGCGTTGAGTTACGGATAAGGGTTCCGAAATCCGCCCCTGCCGGGACGTACACCATCAGGGTCAGCGCCGCGGGTGACCAGGCGATGGCCGAGACCGTCGTCACCGTCAGGGTCACCCAAAGCTCAAGCAGTGCCTACATCGGCGTCCTGCTCCTCGTGGTCGCGTTCGGAATAGTGTTCTGGCTCATGAGGAGGGTCGGCAGGAGATGA
- a CDS encoding ABC transporter ATP-binding protein gives MPTSAILVENLRKSYGNFRAVDGLSFEVLEGEVFGFLGPNGAGKTTTILSMLGIIIPDSGRVEILGRDLLKDPLGIKERIGYLPENATVYGELTAWKNLEFFANFYRLSNAEKEKRITELLKMVGLWEVRYRKAKTFSKGMKQRLLIAQTLINDPELLILDEPTSGLDPEGAILVKNIIREYKREGRTVFFSSHVLSEVEELSDRVGIIVRGRLKAIGPVSEIKKRFMELEGYEIKIETKEPLPELEHDSITRVERLAPNRAIIFARTDVREWLSRHLSSRGVTILSLEMEEPSLEDVFLKAIYRREEE, from the coding sequence ATGCCCACTAGCGCGATACTGGTGGAGAACCTCAGAAAGTCGTACGGAAACTTCCGGGCCGTCGATGGGCTGAGCTTCGAGGTTCTCGAGGGTGAGGTCTTCGGATTCCTCGGGCCCAACGGCGCCGGGAAGACCACCACCATACTCAGCATGCTCGGCATAATAATCCCCGACTCCGGCAGAGTGGAGATACTCGGGAGGGATCTCTTAAAGGACCCCCTGGGAATAAAAGAGCGCATCGGCTATCTGCCAGAGAACGCCACCGTCTACGGCGAGCTGACGGCATGGAAGAACCTCGAGTTCTTCGCGAACTTCTACCGCCTCAGCAACGCGGAGAAGGAGAAGAGAATAACCGAGCTACTCAAGATGGTCGGCCTCTGGGAGGTTCGCTACAGAAAGGCCAAGACCTTCTCGAAGGGAATGAAGCAGAGGCTTTTAATAGCCCAGACCCTCATCAACGACCCAGAACTGCTTATCTTGGACGAGCCGACGAGCGGTCTGGATCCAGAGGGGGCAATACTCGTCAAGAACATAATAAGGGAGTACAAGCGGGAAGGCAGGACGGTCTTCTTCTCCAGCCACGTTCTCAGCGAAGTGGAGGAGCTGAGCGACAGGGTGGGTATCATCGTTCGTGGAAGGCTCAAGGCCATTGGGCCAGTTTCGGAGATAAAGAAGCGCTTTATGGAGCTCGAAGGGTACGAGATAAAGATAGAAACCAAGGAGCCCCTTCCCGAACTGGAGCACGATTCAATAACCCGCGTGGAGCGCCTCGCACCCAACAGGGCCATCATCTTCGCGCGAACCGATGTTAGGGAATGGCTGTCAAGGCACCTCTCGTCAAGGGGCGTTACGATACTCAGCCTCGAGATGGAGGAGCCAAGCCTGGAGGACGTCTTCCTGAAGGCTATTTACAGGAGGGAGGAGGAGTGA
- the moaC gene encoding cyclic pyranopterin monophosphate synthase MoaC, with protein MGELTHVDEKGVKMVEVGHKKEVFRKAVARGRIRLRPETIGLIRAGKTKKGNVIATAQIAGILAVKKTPELIPLCHPIPLTGVDITFEFGEDYIEATCEVRATYKTGVEMEALTGVTVALLTIWDMVKAVEKDENGQYPFTRIEDIRVVEKVKGQFEQ; from the coding sequence ATGGGTGAGCTGACTCACGTGGACGAGAAGGGCGTCAAAATGGTTGAAGTCGGCCATAAGAAGGAGGTCTTCAGGAAGGCGGTCGCTAGGGGAAGGATAAGACTCAGACCGGAGACAATAGGGCTGATAAGGGCAGGGAAGACGAAGAAAGGGAACGTCATAGCCACCGCGCAGATAGCGGGAATACTGGCGGTTAAGAAAACCCCCGAGCTGATCCCCCTCTGCCACCCCATACCTCTAACAGGGGTTGACATAACCTTCGAGTTCGGCGAGGACTACATAGAAGCCACCTGCGAGGTCCGCGCGACGTACAAGACGGGCGTCGAGATGGAGGCTCTGACCGGCGTCACCGTTGCGCTCCTAACCATCTGGGACATGGTGAAGGCTGTCGAGAAGGACGAGAACGGCCAGTACCCGTTTACGAGGATAGAGGATATCCGCGTTGTGGAAAAGGTCAAGGGTCAGTTCGAGCAGTAG